A genomic window from Exiguobacterium acetylicum DSM 20416 includes:
- a CDS encoding acyltransferase, which yields MKFYQEIPVIRSIAAIMVVAVHVIAGLYHSKGEFENEAIGYIDQFSRIGTPIFAIISAFLLMSMVQRKGFDFGTFVKSRFSKIFIPYLIWSTIYLVYRYHVEDSLKPGMPLSDYFLYGTANFHLYFILTVLQFYVVFPVLARLKKGTLLLVATVAAMGVNYFWLTSGSLTTDIAFLDRLVNSRSFLLNWIAYFMMGITYAVYYEEIQQILKRHRTILLLISGLIILDIWVSIDLERTYTSTNISNLVYIPFVLVVLNYVFRRVRMDATAMRIFQTIGTHSMGIYLIHPLVIRGIGRTDLFAYFDSASMFICAMIVTLTASISVSYVISLLPYGNYIVPVPKRRAPAPKMVEAQSTAS from the coding sequence ATGAAATTTTATCAAGAAATTCCTGTCATTCGATCGATTGCGGCAATCATGGTCGTTGCTGTCCATGTCATCGCAGGTCTGTATCATTCGAAAGGGGAATTCGAAAATGAAGCGATTGGTTACATCGATCAATTTTCTCGGATTGGTACGCCAATTTTTGCTATCATCAGTGCGTTTCTGTTGATGTCGATGGTCCAGCGCAAAGGATTCGATTTTGGAACATTCGTCAAGTCACGTTTCTCTAAGATCTTTATTCCTTATCTGATTTGGAGCACGATCTACCTCGTGTATCGTTATCATGTAGAAGATAGTCTAAAACCAGGTATGCCGCTATCAGATTACTTCCTCTATGGAACGGCGAACTTCCATCTGTATTTCATTTTGACGGTACTTCAGTTTTATGTCGTATTTCCGGTACTTGCACGACTTAAGAAAGGAACATTGCTACTTGTCGCAACAGTGGCGGCAATGGGCGTCAACTACTTCTGGCTGACATCAGGAAGCTTAACGACGGACATCGCGTTTCTCGATCGACTCGTCAATAGCCGCTCTTTCTTACTCAACTGGATCGCCTATTTCATGATGGGGATTACATATGCCGTCTATTATGAAGAGATTCAACAGATCCTAAAGCGTCATCGGACAATCTTGTTATTAATCAGTGGCTTGATCATCCTTGATATCTGGGTCAGCATTGATTTAGAGCGGACGTACACGTCGACGAACATTTCGAACCTTGTGTACATCCCGTTCGTTCTCGTCGTCTTGAACTACGTCTTCCGTCGTGTCCGGATGGATGCGACAGCGATGCGCATCTTCCAGACGATCGGAACGCATTCGATGGGCATCTATCTAATTCATCCGCTCGTCATCCGCGGAATTGGTCGGACGGATCTCTTCGCTTACTTCGACTCTGCGAGTATGTTCATTTGTGCGATGATCGTCACACTTACGGCTTCGATTTCTGTCTCTTATGTGATCAGTCTTTTGCCGTACGGAAACTATATCGTTCCGGTTCCAAAACGAAGAGCGCCTGCTCCGAAAATGGTCGAGGCACAGTCTACTGCTTCATGA
- a CDS encoding dihydrofolate reductase family protein produces the protein MRDVVYSFQVSLDGYIEDASGSIDFASPDAELHQYFNDYEKAFDTHVYGRRLYEMMQYWETADQEDEPIVVEYAKTWQSLEKIVFSRTLDSVTGNARLATQSLAEELQALKSLPGKQIAIGGATLAAEAIELGLVDRYHVVIYPVLLGSGKRMFPVFNQPQTLQLVETRVFASGCIALAYEKI, from the coding sequence ATGCGTGACGTCGTTTATTCCTTTCAAGTCTCACTCGACGGTTATATCGAGGATGCGTCAGGCAGTATCGATTTCGCTTCACCGGACGCAGAATTACATCAATATTTCAATGACTACGAGAAAGCGTTTGATACCCATGTCTACGGACGTCGTTTGTACGAGATGATGCAGTACTGGGAGACAGCGGATCAGGAAGATGAGCCGATTGTCGTGGAGTATGCGAAAACCTGGCAATCGCTTGAGAAGATCGTCTTCTCGCGTACGCTTGATTCCGTCACAGGAAATGCGCGTCTTGCGACTCAGTCACTTGCGGAAGAACTTCAAGCATTAAAATCCTTGCCTGGAAAACAGATTGCGATTGGTGGGGCGACACTTGCTGCTGAAGCAATTGAACTCGGACTCGTCGATCGCTATCATGTCGTGATCTATCCTGTTCTGCTCGGTAGTGGAAAACGGATGTTTCCGGTGTTCAATCAACCACAGACGCTACAGTTAGTTGAAACACGTGTCTTTGCTTCCGGATGTATCGCGTTAGCTTACGAAAAAATCTAA
- the sufB gene encoding Fe-S cluster assembly protein SufB has protein sequence MAKNMPEIGDYKYGFHDRDISIFRSGRGLTTEVVETISKMKEEPQWMLDFRLKSLKIFNEQAMPAWGGDLSELNFDDITYYVKPSERAEKSWDEVPEEIKRTFDKLGIPEAEQKYLAGVSAQYESEVVYHNMKEDLEEIGVVFKDTDTALKENEDIFREYFGKLIPPTDNKFAALNTAVWSGGSFIYVPKGVKVDTPLQAYFRINSENMGQFERTLIIVDDEASVHYVEGCTAPVYTTNSLHSAVVEIFINKNAYCRYTTIQNWANNVYNLVTKRAICEAGATMEWVDGNIGSKLTMKYPAVILKGEGSRGMTLSIAIAGKGQHQDAGAKMIHLAPNTSSTIVSKSISKHGGKVTYRGIVHFGRKATGARSNIECDTLIMDNQSTSDTIPYNEILNDNISLEHEAKVSKVSEEQLFYLMSRGISQEEATEMIVMGFIEPFTKELPMEYAVEMNRLIKFEMEGSIG, from the coding sequence ATGGCAAAGAACATGCCGGAAATTGGCGATTATAAATATGGTTTCCACGATCGCGATATCTCGATCTTCCGTTCTGGACGTGGCTTGACGACTGAAGTCGTCGAAACGATCTCGAAAATGAAGGAAGAACCACAATGGATGCTTGATTTCCGTTTGAAATCACTCAAGATCTTCAACGAACAAGCAATGCCAGCGTGGGGTGGCGATCTCTCAGAATTGAACTTCGACGACATCACGTATTACGTCAAGCCGTCTGAACGGGCAGAGAAATCGTGGGATGAAGTACCAGAAGAAATCAAACGTACGTTTGACAAACTCGGTATTCCAGAAGCAGAGCAAAAATACTTGGCAGGTGTCTCGGCTCAGTACGAGTCAGAGGTTGTCTACCACAACATGAAAGAAGACCTCGAAGAAATCGGTGTCGTCTTCAAAGATACAGATACAGCGTTAAAAGAGAACGAAGATATTTTCCGTGAGTACTTCGGGAAATTGATTCCGCCAACAGACAACAAGTTCGCAGCTTTGAACACAGCGGTCTGGTCAGGTGGATCGTTCATCTACGTACCAAAAGGTGTTAAAGTCGACACGCCGCTTCAAGCCTACTTCCGGATCAACTCGGAAAACATGGGTCAATTCGAGCGGACGTTGATCATCGTTGATGACGAAGCATCGGTTCACTACGTCGAAGGATGTACAGCACCGGTCTACACGACGAACTCGCTTCACTCAGCGGTCGTTGAGATCTTCATCAACAAAAACGCTTACTGCCGTTACACGACGATCCAAAACTGGGCGAACAACGTCTACAACCTCGTTACGAAGCGTGCAATCTGTGAAGCTGGCGCAACGATGGAATGGGTCGATGGTAACATCGGTTCGAAACTGACGATGAAATACCCAGCCGTCATCCTCAAAGGTGAAGGTTCACGTGGTATGACATTGTCAATCGCAATCGCAGGTAAAGGTCAACACCAAGATGCGGGTGCGAAGATGATTCACTTAGCACCGAACACGTCGTCGACGATCGTCTCGAAGTCGATTTCAAAACACGGTGGTAAAGTCACGTACCGTGGTATCGTTCACTTCGGACGTAAAGCGACAGGCGCACGTTCGAACATCGAATGTGATACGCTCATCATGGATAACCAATCGACGTCGGATACAATTCCGTACAACGAAATCCTCAACGATAACATTTCGCTCGAGCACGAAGCGAAAGTCTCGAAGGTCTCGGAAGAGCAATTGTTCTACCTCATGAGCCGCGGGATCTCACAAGAGGAAGCAACGGAAATGATCGTCATGGGCTTCATCGAGCCATTCACGAAAGAACTTCCAATGGAATATGCGGTCGAAATGAACCGTCTCATCAAGTTCGAGATGGAAGGTTCAATCGGATAA
- the sufU gene encoding Fe-S cluster assembly sulfur transfer protein SufU produces the protein MDFNNLDHLYRQVIMDHYKTPRNRGAIEGGVTIDMNNPTCGDTIRLQLAIEDDVVRDAKFDGEGCSISMASASMMTQLVKGKTIEEALRLADIFSDMVQGKDYDDESFDLGDVEALSGVTKFPARIKCATLAWKALERGVEEGK, from the coding sequence ATGGATTTTAACAATCTCGATCACTTGTATCGTCAAGTGATCATGGATCATTATAAAACTCCCCGAAATCGCGGTGCGATCGAGGGGGGCGTCACGATCGACATGAACAATCCGACGTGCGGCGATACGATTCGTCTCCAGCTCGCGATTGAAGACGATGTCGTCCGTGATGCGAAATTTGACGGGGAGGGCTGCTCGATCAGCATGGCGTCTGCTTCAATGATGACGCAACTCGTCAAAGGTAAGACTATCGAAGAAGCCTTACGACTCGCGGATATCTTTTCGGACATGGTCCAAGGAAAAGACTATGACGACGAATCGTTCGACCTCGGGGACGTCGAGGCACTCTCGGGTGTCACGAAATTCCCGGCACGGATCAAATGTGCGACACTTGCCTGGAAGGCGCTCGAACGCGGCGTAGAAGAAGGGAAGTAA
- a CDS encoding cysteine desulfurase → MGIDASIRNQFPILDQQVNDRKLVYLDSAASSQKPLVVINAIDDYYKTIHSNVHRGVHTLGTRATDAYEGARENVRRFIQAQHHEEIIFTRGTTTAINIVASSYGMEHVEEGDEIVVTYLEHHANLIPWQQVAKRKKAKLKYVDLTADGRVTVEAVEAQLSDRTKIVAMAHVSNVLGTINPIKEVARLAHARGAVMVVDAAQSAPHQRINVMDLDCDFLAFSAHKMCGPTGVGVLYGKKALLNAMEPVEFGGEMIDYVGLEESTFKPSPYRFEAGTPIIAGAVGLSAAIDFLEEIGLENVEAHERELAQYAMAQMRDIDGLTIYGPEERVGLVTFNLGDVHAHDVATVLDMQGIAVRAGHHCAQPLMRWLGASSTARASFYLYNTKEEVDALVTGLRQTKEYFSHGF, encoded by the coding sequence ATGGGAATCGATGCATCCATCCGCAATCAGTTTCCGATTCTCGACCAACAGGTCAACGACCGGAAACTCGTCTATCTCGATAGTGCGGCCTCTTCGCAGAAGCCGCTCGTCGTCATCAATGCGATTGACGACTACTATAAGACGATTCATTCGAATGTGCACCGTGGCGTCCATACGCTCGGAACACGAGCGACGGATGCGTACGAAGGTGCGCGTGAGAACGTTCGTCGTTTCATCCAGGCGCAACACCATGAAGAAATTATCTTTACCCGCGGCACGACGACGGCGATCAACATCGTCGCGTCAAGCTACGGCATGGAGCATGTCGAAGAAGGCGACGAAATCGTCGTCACGTACCTCGAACACCATGCGAATCTCATTCCGTGGCAACAAGTCGCTAAACGCAAAAAAGCGAAGTTGAAATACGTTGATTTGACAGCGGATGGTCGCGTGACGGTCGAAGCGGTCGAAGCACAACTGTCCGACCGGACGAAGATTGTCGCGATGGCACATGTCTCGAACGTCCTCGGTACGATCAATCCGATCAAAGAAGTCGCTCGTCTTGCACACGCTCGCGGTGCCGTCATGGTCGTCGATGCTGCGCAAAGTGCACCGCATCAGCGGATCAATGTCATGGATCTCGATTGTGACTTCCTCGCCTTCTCTGCACATAAGATGTGTGGTCCGACAGGCGTTGGTGTCCTTTACGGGAAAAAGGCATTACTCAATGCGATGGAACCAGTCGAATTCGGTGGTGAGATGATTGATTACGTTGGTCTTGAAGAGTCGACGTTCAAACCGTCTCCATATCGTTTCGAAGCGGGTACACCAATCATCGCTGGTGCCGTTGGTTTATCAGCAGCGATTGATTTCTTAGAAGAGATTGGTCTAGAGAACGTCGAAGCACACGAACGTGAACTCGCGCAGTACGCGATGGCACAAATGCGTGACATCGACGGACTCACGATCTACGGTCCGGAAGAACGCGTCGGACTCGTCACGTTCAATCTCGGTGATGTCCATGCACATGACGTCGCAACCGTCCTTGATATGCAAGGAATCGCGGTTCGCGCCGGTCACCATTGTGCACAGCCCCTGATGCGTTGGCTCGGAGCGAGCTCGACGGCTCGCGCTAGCTTCTATCTCTACAACACGAAAGAAGAGGTTGACGCACTCGTGACAGGACTTCGCCAAACGAAGGAGTATTTCAGTCATGGATTTTAA
- the sufD gene encoding Fe-S cluster assembly protein SufD, with protein MTVELNLAVNREAVAERATRLGEPSWMVAKRQDALDLAPTLALPKVEKIKIEGWNFTEGTTELETVTGLSSDIEALIGENRDHMLVTRNGQLVHAQNSEAANGVIFTTLEDALKQHPELVEKYFMTEGVQVNEDRLSALNAALRNGGTFLYVPKGVKLSVPMQAIYTLEQSGAALYHHAIIVADADSELTYIENFVSYGDEAHNVNVVTEVFVEDNAKVLFGGVDTLSKGAITYMNRRGVVKQGAKLEWALGHMNDGHTVTETKTHLVGNDSFSDTKAVTVGRGEQKQNFNVRTDHFGKGSEGFILIHGVQKDSATSIFNGTSMIHHGASKSNGVQTERVLMLSEKARGDANPILLIDEDDVMAGHAASVGRVDELQLYYLMSRGLSRKEAERLVVHGFLQPVVSELAIDSVKERLVQVIEGKVN; from the coding sequence ATGACTGTAGAACTGAATCTTGCAGTAAATCGCGAGGCAGTGGCAGAACGTGCGACTCGCTTAGGGGAACCATCTTGGATGGTCGCAAAGCGTCAAGACGCGCTTGATCTTGCCCCAACGCTCGCATTGCCAAAAGTAGAAAAAATCAAGATCGAAGGCTGGAACTTCACAGAAGGTACGACGGAACTCGAAACCGTCACTGGTCTTTCTTCAGATATCGAAGCATTGATCGGCGAAAACCGTGATCACATGCTCGTCACGCGTAACGGACAACTCGTTCATGCGCAAAACAGTGAAGCGGCGAACGGCGTCATCTTCACGACGCTCGAAGACGCATTAAAACAACATCCGGAACTCGTCGAGAAGTACTTCATGACGGAAGGTGTTCAAGTCAACGAAGATCGTCTTTCGGCATTAAACGCGGCACTTCGTAACGGCGGTACGTTCCTCTATGTACCAAAAGGCGTCAAGCTTTCTGTACCGATGCAAGCGATCTATACGCTTGAGCAATCAGGCGCAGCGCTTTACCATCACGCGATCATCGTCGCAGACGCGGACAGCGAATTGACGTATATCGAAAACTTCGTCTCTTACGGGGATGAAGCGCATAACGTCAACGTCGTCACAGAAGTCTTCGTCGAAGACAACGCAAAAGTTCTCTTCGGTGGTGTCGATACGCTATCTAAGGGTGCGATCACGTATATGAACCGTCGTGGTGTCGTCAAACAAGGCGCGAAGCTTGAATGGGCACTCGGTCACATGAATGACGGTCACACGGTCACAGAAACAAAAACACATCTCGTCGGAAACGATTCGTTCTCAGATACGAAAGCCGTTACGGTCGGTCGTGGAGAGCAAAAACAAAACTTCAACGTCCGGACGGATCACTTCGGTAAAGGATCAGAAGGTTTCATCTTGATCCACGGTGTCCAAAAAGATTCAGCAACATCGATCTTCAACGGAACGTCGATGATTCATCACGGTGCTTCAAAATCAAACGGCGTTCAAACGGAACGTGTCCTCATGTTGTCTGAAAAGGCACGTGGTGATGCGAACCCGATCCTCTTGATCGATGAGGATGACGTCATGGCAGGACACGCGGCATCTGTCGGTCGTGTCGATGAACTACAACTCTACTACTTGATGAGCCGTGGCCTTTCACGGAAGGAAGCAGAACGCCTCGTCGTTCACGGATTCCTCCAGCCAGTCGTCTCGGAACTTGCGATTGACTCGGTGAAAGAACGTCTCGTTCAAGTCATCGAAGGGAAAGTAAACTAA
- the sufC gene encoding Fe-S cluster assembly ATPase SufC, translated as MKASHLKIEDLHVAIDGKEILKGVNLEIKGGEIHAVMGPNGTGKSTLASALMGHPSYEVTSGSVTLDGEDVLDMEVDERAQAGMFLAMQYPSEISGVTNSDFLRSAINSRREEGDEISLMKFIRELDSQMGLLEMPSEMAHRYLNEGFSGGEKKRNEILQMMMLKPAIAILDEIDSGLDIDALKVVAKGVNEMRSPEFGCLIITHYQRLLNYIEPDFIHIMMGGKIVMSGGKELAHRLEAEGYDWVKKELGIEDVEIETKA; from the coding sequence ATGAAGGCTTCACACTTGAAGATTGAAGATCTACACGTCGCGATCGACGGCAAGGAAATCTTGAAAGGCGTCAACTTGGAAATCAAAGGCGGGGAAATCCACGCGGTCATGGGACCAAACGGGACAGGTAAATCAACACTCGCATCAGCATTGATGGGTCACCCGTCGTACGAAGTGACATCTGGTTCAGTCACACTTGACGGCGAAGACGTCCTCGACATGGAAGTCGATGAGCGCGCACAAGCGGGTATGTTCCTCGCAATGCAGTACCCAAGTGAAATCAGTGGTGTCACGAACTCAGACTTCCTTCGTTCAGCGATTAACTCGCGTCGTGAAGAAGGCGATGAAATCTCACTCATGAAGTTCATCCGTGAGCTTGATTCACAAATGGGTCTTCTCGAGATGCCTTCAGAAATGGCACACCGTTACCTCAACGAAGGTTTCTCTGGTGGAGAAAAGAAACGTAACGAAATTCTTCAAATGATGATGCTTAAACCAGCAATCGCGATTCTTGATGAAATCGATTCAGGTCTTGATATCGATGCATTGAAAGTCGTCGCAAAAGGTGTCAACGAAATGCGTTCACCTGAATTCGGTTGCTTGATCATCACGCACTACCAACGTCTCTTGAACTATATCGAGCCAGACTTCATCCACATCATGATGGGCGGAAAAATCGTCATGTCTGGTGGTAAAGAACTCGCACACCGTCTCGAAGCAGAAGGTTATGACTGGGTTAAAAAAGAACTCGGCATCGAAGACGTCGAAATCGAAACAAAAGCGTAA
- a CDS encoding MDR family MFS transporter has translation MQRIRQLHPLTLGVLFGTFFSRLGTFITMPFFAIYMTTVLKFDPVDVGWVLSISAIASLVMSFIGGTLSDRYGRRAMMLAGTIGFAIVFIALAQVETFWAFFTLSALNGVCRSIFEPSARALISDTTDEANRLFVFNIRYAMINIAAAIGPGIALLLSAGNTSATFYITAFVYIVYGVMIGFLFKRHPITETHGGKKVSFGATVRLLRTDIAFTLALAGIIFGVFGYSQFNSTLPQFLTETSLLEGGKTLYAILITINAITVLIVQYPIMKFGVKTSPLVSITTGIATVAIGLFIIGNVSSIWLMVVAMVIFTCGEVMMFTMTDILTDRFAKPELRGSYFGAMGLTSIGQSIGPIAGGHLLSLYGADRPLPIFGILAGLTLFGIPLLLLSQRIHRGSTIEELEEPVKLSNDSQQNA, from the coding sequence ATGCAACGCATTCGTCAACTGCATCCGTTGACACTCGGGGTCTTGTTTGGAACGTTTTTCTCACGTCTCGGAACGTTCATCACGATGCCGTTCTTCGCCATCTACATGACGACCGTTTTGAAATTCGATCCGGTCGATGTTGGCTGGGTCCTCAGTATCTCAGCGATCGCCAGTCTTGTCATGAGCTTCATCGGCGGTACATTGTCGGACCGGTATGGTCGCCGGGCGATGATGCTCGCCGGAACGATTGGGTTCGCGATCGTCTTCATTGCGCTGGCACAAGTCGAGACATTTTGGGCGTTCTTTACGCTCAGTGCTTTAAACGGAGTCTGTCGCTCAATCTTCGAGCCATCTGCTCGTGCCTTGATCAGTGATACGACGGACGAAGCGAACCGATTATTCGTCTTCAATATCCGTTACGCGATGATCAACATCGCAGCAGCGATCGGACCGGGAATCGCCTTACTGCTGAGTGCGGGGAACACGTCAGCGACGTTTTACATCACGGCGTTCGTCTATATCGTGTACGGGGTGATGATTGGATTCTTATTCAAACGTCATCCGATCACCGAGACGCACGGTGGCAAGAAGGTCTCGTTCGGAGCGACGGTTCGTCTGTTACGGACGGACATCGCCTTTACACTCGCACTCGCCGGCATTATCTTCGGGGTCTTTGGTTACAGCCAGTTCAACTCGACCTTGCCACAGTTCTTGACGGAGACGTCACTGCTTGAAGGCGGAAAGACACTCTATGCGATCTTGATCACGATCAATGCGATCACCGTCTTGATCGTGCAGTATCCGATCATGAAGTTCGGTGTCAAAACGTCACCGCTCGTCTCGATCACGACCGGGATTGCGACAGTTGCGATCGGATTGTTCATCATCGGTAATGTGAGTTCAATTTGGCTGATGGTTGTCGCGATGGTTATCTTCACGTGCGGGGAAGTCATGATGTTCACGATGACCGACATCTTGACCGATCGGTTTGCCAAACCGGAATTACGGGGCAGTTATTTCGGGGCGATGGGCTTGACGTCGATCGGACAATCCATCGGTCCGATCGCCGGAGGACATTTGTTAAGTTTATATGGAGCGGACCGTCCGTTACCGATTTTCGGGATATTAGCGGGCTTGACATTATTCGGAATACCACTACTCTTACTGTCACAACGGATTCATCGGGGTTCGACGATCGAGGAACTGGAGGAACCGGTGAAACTTTCGAATGATTCTCAACAAAACGCATGA
- a CDS encoding MetQ/NlpA family ABC transporter substrate-binding protein, whose protein sequence is MKTWKKFVGTAAVSVLAISLAACGEKSSGSGSDDKTLVVGASNVPHAEILEHVKKEYEEKGYKLEIKKFQDYVLPNKALASKEIDANYFQHVPYLEQQEKENKSYKFANAGGVHVEPLGIYSKKYKSLDKLPNGATILTSSNVAERGRVLTFLQNEGLIKLKDGKTTDAQLGDIAENPKKLKFKTNIEASPLPQAYKNNEGDAVLINTNYAIDNGLNPLKDAIASEDESSPYVNIIVTRDGDEKDKRVTALLDVLHEKKNQDWILDKYKGAVVPVSK, encoded by the coding sequence ATGAAAACTTGGAAAAAATTCGTAGGTACTGCCGCTGTATCCGTTTTAGCAATCAGCCTTGCTGCATGTGGTGAAAAATCATCAGGATCAGGTAGCGACGACAAGACACTCGTCGTTGGTGCATCAAACGTACCGCACGCTGAGATTCTTGAGCACGTTAAAAAAGAATACGAAGAAAAAGGTTACAAGCTTGAAATCAAGAAGTTCCAAGATTACGTACTTCCGAACAAAGCACTCGCTTCAAAAGAAATCGATGCGAACTACTTCCAGCACGTACCGTATCTCGAGCAACAAGAGAAAGAAAACAAATCATATAAGTTCGCGAACGCAGGTGGCGTCCACGTTGAACCACTCGGGATCTACTCGAAGAAATACAAGTCACTCGATAAGTTGCCAAACGGTGCAACGATCCTGACGAGCTCAAACGTCGCGGAACGCGGTCGTGTCTTGACGTTCCTTCAAAACGAAGGATTGATTAAGCTTAAAGATGGTAAAACGACAGATGCACAACTCGGTGATATCGCGGAGAACCCGAAGAAACTTAAGTTCAAGACGAACATCGAAGCATCGCCGCTTCCGCAAGCTTACAAAAACAATGAAGGCGACGCCGTCCTCATCAACACGAACTATGCGATCGATAACGGTTTGAACCCGTTGAAAGACGCAATTGCTTCAGAAGATGAGTCGTCACCATACGTCAACATCATCGTTACACGTGACGGCGATGAGAAAGACAAGCGTGTCACAGCACTTCTTGACGTGCTGCACGAGAAGAAAAACCAAGATTGGATCCTCGACAAGTACAAAGGTGCGGTCGTTCCAGTCAGTAAATAA
- a CDS encoding methionine ABC transporter permease, translating into MISFFDNLDWDMVWEATGSTVYMTAIAGVSTFVLGLIIGLLLYATNEELLFKNRAFYSILSLVVNVFRSIPFIILLILLIPFTTAIVGSFLGPTAALPALIFGAAPFYGRMVELALREVDKGVIEAAESMGATKFQIIYKVLIPEALPAIVSGITVTLVSLVGYTAMAGVVGGGGLGDMAFIEGFQRSQNDVIVIATLLILAIVFVIQIIGDLLIRAIDKR; encoded by the coding sequence ATGATTTCATTCTTTGACAACCTAGACTGGGACATGGTGTGGGAAGCGACAGGCAGTACCGTCTATATGACGGCAATCGCTGGGGTTTCGACATTCGTTCTCGGTTTGATCATTGGTCTATTATTGTATGCAACAAACGAAGAGTTATTATTCAAGAATCGGGCGTTTTATTCAATCTTGAGCTTGGTCGTCAACGTTTTCCGTTCGATTCCGTTCATCATCTTACTGATCTTATTGATTCCATTCACGACAGCAATCGTCGGTTCGTTCCTCGGACCAACGGCAGCATTACCGGCACTGATCTTCGGTGCTGCACCGTTCTACGGTCGGATGGTTGAACTCGCGTTACGCGAAGTCGATAAAGGTGTCATCGAGGCAGCCGAATCGATGGGTGCGACGAAGTTCCAAATCATCTATAAAGTCTTAATCCCGGAAGCGTTGCCTGCCATCGTTTCAGGTATCACGGTTACACTCGTCTCACTTGTCGGTTATACGGCAATGGCCGGAGTAGTCGGCGGAGGTGGACTTGGGGACATGGCCTTCATCGAAGGATTCCAGCGTTCTCAAAACGATGTCATCGTCATTGCAACACTCTTAATCTTAGCGATCGTCTTCGTCATCCAAATCATTGGTGACTTGCTGATCCGCGCAATTGATAAACGTTAA
- a CDS encoding methionine ABC transporter ATP-binding protein: MIRLQDVGKIYRSKRGAVEAVANVDLTIERGEIFGIIGYSGAGKSTLIRLLNMLEAPTSGSIQIDGVEMTSLKPKELRGVRKNVSMVFQHFNLLWSRTVEENIMFPLELGGFPKARRKERVAELIQLVGLDGREKAYPSQLSGGQKQRVGIARALASNPDVLLCDEATSALDPKTTDSILELLVDINEKLKLTIVLITHEMHVIQKICHRVAVMEAGKIVEQGPVAEVFRHPKQAMTKEFVKQLTSPSENELTFAKLRERYPTGKIVQLTFVGSTAESPILAEVMKDSPVLFNIIGGNVGQSQEGALGTLFIQLIGETEATQAVITKLQASDVEVEVDHR; the protein is encoded by the coding sequence GTGATTCGTTTACAAGACGTAGGAAAGATTTATCGCTCAAAGCGCGGAGCAGTCGAAGCCGTCGCGAATGTTGATCTGACAATCGAGCGCGGTGAAATTTTTGGAATAATCGGTTATTCCGGAGCAGGGAAATCGACCCTGATCCGATTACTGAATATGCTCGAAGCACCAACGAGTGGTTCGATCCAAATCGATGGTGTCGAAATGACATCACTGAAACCAAAAGAATTACGAGGCGTCCGCAAGAATGTCTCAATGGTATTCCAGCACTTCAACTTACTTTGGTCACGAACAGTCGAGGAGAACATCATGTTCCCGCTCGAACTCGGTGGCTTTCCAAAAGCTCGCCGCAAGGAACGGGTTGCGGAACTGATTCAACTCGTTGGTCTTGACGGACGCGAAAAAGCTTACCCATCGCAATTATCCGGCGGTCAAAAGCAACGTGTTGGTATCGCTCGGGCACTGGCATCAAACCCAGACGTTCTCTTATGTGACGAGGCAACCAGTGCACTCGATCCGAAAACGACGGACTCGATCCTTGAGTTACTCGTCGACATCAATGAAAAACTGAAGCTGACGATCGTCTTGATCACACACGAGATGCACGTCATTCAAAAAATCTGTCACCGGGTCGCCGTCATGGAAGCCGGTAAAATCGTTGAGCAAGGTCCGGTCGCAGAAGTCTTCCGTCATCCGAAACAAGCGATGACGAAAGAATTCGTCAAACAATTGACGTCGCCGTCGGAAAACGAGTTGACGTTCGCGAAACTACGCGAACGATACCCAACCGGAAAGATCGTTCAGTTGACGTTCGTCGGATCGACGGCGGAAAGCCCGATCCTCGCGGAAGTCATGAAGGATTCACCGGTCCTGTTCAATATCATCGGCGGAAACGTCGGTCAATCGCAGGAAGGGGCACTCGGTACACTGTTCATTCAGTTGATCGGGGAAACAGAAGCAACACAAGCGGTCATCACGAAGCTTCAAGCCAGTGATGTTGAAGTGGAGGTGGATCACCGATGA